Proteins encoded together in one Marispirochaeta sp. window:
- a CDS encoding ATP-dependent 6-phosphofructokinase, with translation MSKQESKTRCIGILTSGGDCPGLNAAIRGVAKAAINRYGMKVVGFQDGFRGLVENRSIILDDRNVSGLLTMGGTILGTSRDKPHKMPIGGKKQDMTAAAAENIQRHQIDCLVCLGGGGTQKNAYHLYKKGGINVLTLPKTIDNDVARTDTTFGFDTAMSIATEAIDRLHTTATSHHRIIVCEIMGNNAGWLALGSGIAGGADVILIPEIPYNLHAVAEHLMERRRTGKRFSIIAIAEGAKSIEEAKAIAEGKTKKSSPRGEDVKYDEHGFAYHPVKEPKASQLTRQIQELTGIEARVTFLGHVQRGGIPSPTDRLYSTLLGTKAAELLAKGEYNVMVAIKGRSCQAVPLKSVAGKKKLVPLDHPWIQSAMLVGTCLGDRSIVPEPQRKEDT, from the coding sequence ATGAGCAAGCAGGAATCAAAAACACGCTGCATCGGCATACTTACCTCCGGCGGTGACTGTCCGGGCCTGAACGCTGCCATCCGCGGGGTGGCCAAGGCGGCAATAAACCGCTACGGCATGAAGGTAGTCGGCTTCCAGGACGGCTTCCGGGGACTGGTAGAAAACCGAAGCATCATTCTTGACGACCGCAACGTCTCCGGACTCCTCACCATGGGGGGAACGATCCTGGGGACCAGCAGAGATAAACCTCACAAGATGCCCATTGGGGGCAAGAAACAGGACATGACCGCGGCGGCGGCAGAAAACATTCAGCGTCACCAGATTGACTGTCTTGTCTGCCTGGGCGGTGGCGGAACCCAGAAGAACGCCTACCACCTGTACAAAAAGGGGGGTATTAATGTACTGACCCTGCCCAAGACAATCGATAACGATGTTGCCCGAACGGACACTACCTTTGGTTTCGACACCGCCATGTCCATCGCCACTGAGGCAATAGACCGTCTGCATACTACGGCAACCAGCCATCACCGTATCATTGTCTGCGAGATCATGGGAAACAACGCCGGCTGGCTGGCCCTGGGATCAGGCATTGCCGGTGGTGCGGATGTGATTCTTATTCCTGAGATCCCTTACAACCTGCACGCCGTCGCCGAACACCTGATGGAACGCCGCCGCACCGGAAAACGTTTTTCCATAATCGCGATTGCCGAGGGCGCCAAATCGATTGAAGAGGCAAAAGCCATTGCCGAGGGAAAAACAAAGAAATCCTCTCCCAGGGGAGAAGATGTAAAATACGACGAACACGGATTCGCCTATCATCCGGTAAAGGAGCCGAAAGCCTCTCAGCTTACCCGGCAGATACAGGAGCTAACCGGAATAGAGGCCCGGGTCACCTTTCTGGGCCATGTACAGCGGGGGGGAATCCCCTCCCCAACAGACCGGTTGTACAGTACATTGCTCGGAACAAAGGCGGCGGAACTCCTGGCAAAGGGAGAATACAACGTCATGGTAGCCATAAAGGGAAGAAGCTGCCAGGCCGTTCCGCTGAAAAGCGTGGCGGGAAAAAAGAAGCTTGTTCCCCTGGACCACCCCTGGATCCAGAGCGCCATGCTGGTGGGTACCTGCCTGGGGGACCGCAGTATTGTTCCAGAACCGCAGCGGAAAGAAGATACCTGA